Proteins co-encoded in one Candidatus Limnocylindrales bacterium genomic window:
- a CDS encoding bifunctional methionine sulfoxide reductase B/A protein has translation MKEFKKPSDQELKSQLDPLQYKVTQHEGTEPPFRNEYWDNKQDGIYVDVVSGEPLFSSLDKFDSGTGWPSFTKPLEPANITENTDYKLLYPRTEIRSKHADSHLGHVFNDGPAPTGLRYCMNSAALRFIPVEKLEEEGYAEYLPLFGKTASAGASAATAAGDAAPAASAAASAGGKSAAYDGEYEIATVAGGCFWGVEELVRALPGVVETDVGYTGGTVPNATYRNHEGHAEAVRIKFDPNKISYEEILRFFFRLHDPTTRNRQGNDIGTSYRSAIFYHDERQREIAERVKKEVDASGKWKNPVVTEITAASDWWTAEEYHQDYLQKNPGGYTCHWVRD, from the coding sequence ATGAAAGAGTTCAAGAAGCCTTCCGATCAAGAGCTGAAGTCCCAGCTCGACCCGCTTCAGTACAAGGTCACGCAGCACGAAGGCACAGAGCCGCCGTTCCGCAACGAGTATTGGGACAACAAGCAGGACGGGATCTACGTCGACGTGGTTTCGGGCGAACCGCTGTTCAGCTCGCTCGACAAGTTCGATTCGGGCACGGGCTGGCCGAGCTTCACCAAGCCGCTGGAGCCGGCCAACATCACCGAGAACACCGACTACAAGCTGCTCTACCCGCGCACCGAAATCCGCTCCAAGCACGCCGACTCGCATCTCGGCCACGTCTTCAACGACGGGCCTGCGCCCACGGGCCTGCGCTACTGCATGAACTCGGCGGCGCTGCGCTTCATTCCCGTCGAGAAGCTCGAAGAGGAGGGCTACGCCGAGTACCTGCCGCTGTTCGGCAAGACGGCTAGCGCCGGCGCCTCGGCGGCAACCGCCGCGGGTGATGCTGCCCCGGCCGCCTCAGCCGCGGCCAGCGCCGGCGGCAAGAGCGCCGCCTACGACGGCGAGTACGAGATCGCCACGGTCGCCGGCGGATGTTTCTGGGGTGTCGAGGAGCTCGTCCGGGCGCTGCCGGGCGTGGTGGAGACCGACGTCGGCTACACCGGCGGCACCGTTCCCAACGCCACCTATCGCAATCACGAGGGCCACGCCGAGGCGGTGCGGATCAAGTTCGATCCGAACAAGATCAGCTACGAGGAGATTCTGCGCTTCTTCTTCCGCCTGCACGACCCGACCACCAGGAACCGCCAGGGCAACGACATCGGCACCTCCTATCGGTCGGCGATCTTCTACCACGACGAGCGCCAGCGAGAGATCGCCGAGCGCGTCAAGAAGGAAGTGGACGCGTCGGGCAAGTGGAAGAACCCCGTGGTCACGGAGATCACCGCGGCCAGCGACTGGTGGACGGCCGAGGAGTACCACCAGGACTACCTGCAAAAGAACCCGGGCGGATACACCTGCCACTGGGTCAGGGACTGA
- a CDS encoding sugar ABC transporter substrate-binding protein produces MTAAATILVGCADGSRAGAVELWAMGSEGEVVEAMLPAFRQRHPDIDVRVQRLPWSAAHEKLLTAYVGGTMPDVFQIGNTWIPEMVALGALEPLDDRSATSASVARDDFFAGILDTNVVEGRLWSLPWYVDTRLLFYRRDLLQRSGVSGPPATWGQWLDAMRRVRASAGASSYAIFLPVDEWQTPVILALQRGARLLRDHDGRGNFSSAETKDAMAFYLALYEEGLAPQRAAAQIANLYQEFAAGYFTFFITGPWNLRELEKRLPAALSEAWSTAPMPAPHPATPAISLAGGASLGIAASSRRKEQAWKLLEFLAEPAQQAQFYRASGSLPARRSAWSDPVLAGDARADAFRRQLEHVVPTPKIPEWERIASKITLHTERMVRKDVTLEQGLAELDADVDAVLEKRRWMMERRAR; encoded by the coding sequence GTGACGGCGGCTGCAACCATCCTCGTCGGCTGCGCCGACGGCTCGCGCGCCGGTGCGGTCGAGCTGTGGGCGATGGGCAGCGAGGGGGAGGTCGTGGAGGCGATGCTGCCCGCGTTCCGGCAGCGCCATCCCGACATCGACGTGCGCGTGCAGCGCCTGCCCTGGAGCGCGGCGCACGAGAAGCTGCTGACGGCGTACGTCGGCGGCACGATGCCCGACGTTTTCCAGATCGGGAACACCTGGATTCCCGAGATGGTCGCGCTCGGTGCTCTGGAGCCGCTCGATGACCGCTCGGCAACGTCGGCGTCGGTGGCGCGCGACGATTTCTTTGCCGGGATCCTGGACACCAACGTGGTGGAGGGCCGGCTGTGGTCGCTGCCGTGGTACGTGGACACGCGCCTGCTCTTCTACCGCCGCGACCTGCTGCAACGCTCCGGCGTATCGGGGCCGCCGGCGACGTGGGGGCAGTGGCTCGATGCGATGAGGCGGGTGCGGGCCAGTGCCGGCGCCTCCTCCTATGCGATCTTCCTTCCCGTCGATGAATGGCAGACGCCCGTCATCCTGGCGCTGCAGCGCGGTGCCCGCCTGCTGCGCGACCACGACGGCCGCGGCAACTTCTCCAGCGCCGAGACGAAGGACGCGATGGCGTTCTACCTCGCGCTCTACGAGGAAGGCCTGGCGCCGCAGCGCGCCGCGGCGCAGATCGCCAACCTGTACCAGGAATTCGCCGCCGGCTACTTCACGTTCTTCATCACCGGCCCCTGGAACCTGCGTGAGCTCGAGAAGCGCCTGCCCGCGGCGCTGAGCGAGGCATGGTCGACGGCTCCGATGCCGGCGCCGCATCCGGCCACCCCCGCAATCTCGCTCGCAGGCGGTGCCAGCCTCGGCATCGCCGCAAGCAGCAGGCGCAAGGAGCAGGCCTGGAAGCTGCTCGAGTTCCTGGCGGAGCCGGCCCAGCAGGCACAGTTCTACCGTGCCAGCGGCAGCCTGCCCGCACGGCGCAGCGCATGGAGCGACCCGGTGCTTGCCGGCGATGCCAGGGCCGACGCGTTCCGTCGCCAGCTCGAGCACGTGGTGCCCACGCCGAAGATCCCGGAGTGGGAGCGCATCGCCTCCAAGATCACGCTGCACACCGAGCGCATGGTGCGAAAGGACGTCACTCTCGAGCAGGGACTGGCCGAGCTCGATGCCGACGTGGATGCCGTGCTGGAGAAACGACGCTGGATGATGGAGCGGCGCGCGCGTTGA
- a CDS encoding MBL fold metallo-hydrolase, which produces MIAVVVLTSLGFLACTMATDLKPPPPASSDPASLYAEHYEDGEFFNPWNRFDYDFTRFVRMVFSRNPFDDGHEPQIPFHANDGAELSGVQSSTKITWVGHATAAIHDGDDVVLTDPNWAPRMLVVRRHHPPGIPLEAVPADAMAVISHNHNDHLDAGTVDRLPDTVKWFVPMGMAEWFRERGRNNVVELDWWQSARHGRWTMTCLPAQHWSRRVGQGFNEALWCSWLMDSGTMRYYFGGDTGYFHGFAEYGRRFGPIDVALLPIGAYEPRWFMGYQHVNPAEAYRAFRDLRARYMIPVHWGTFDLAMEALDQPPKELMTAVAEDGGDPRQIRILGIGEGWHVPPRGAPDPKPE; this is translated from the coding sequence GTGATTGCCGTTGTCGTGCTGACCAGTCTCGGCTTCCTTGCCTGCACGATGGCGACGGACCTGAAGCCGCCGCCGCCGGCATCCTCCGACCCCGCTTCGCTGTACGCCGAGCACTACGAGGACGGCGAGTTCTTCAATCCCTGGAACCGCTTCGACTACGATTTCACGCGCTTCGTCCGAATGGTCTTCAGCCGCAACCCGTTCGACGACGGGCACGAGCCGCAGATTCCGTTTCATGCGAACGACGGCGCCGAGCTGTCGGGCGTGCAGAGCTCGACAAAAATCACGTGGGTCGGCCACGCCACTGCCGCCATCCACGATGGCGACGACGTCGTGCTCACCGATCCCAACTGGGCGCCGCGCATGCTCGTGGTGCGGCGGCATCATCCGCCCGGAATTCCGCTCGAAGCCGTGCCAGCGGATGCGATGGCGGTCATCTCGCACAATCACAACGATCACCTCGACGCCGGCACCGTCGACCGACTGCCGGACACGGTGAAATGGTTCGTGCCCATGGGCATGGCCGAGTGGTTCCGCGAGCGCGGCCGAAACAACGTCGTGGAGCTGGACTGGTGGCAGAGCGCGCGCCACGGCCGCTGGACCATGACATGCCTGCCGGCGCAGCACTGGTCGCGGCGGGTCGGACAGGGCTTCAACGAGGCGCTGTGGTGCTCGTGGCTGATGGATTCAGGGACGATGCGCTACTACTTCGGCGGCGATACCGGCTATTTCCACGGCTTTGCCGAATACGGACGGCGCTTCGGTCCCATCGACGTCGCGCTGCTACCCATCGGCGCCTACGAGCCTCGCTGGTTCATGGGCTACCAGCACGTCAACCCGGCCGAGGCATATCGCGCGTTCCGCGATCTGCGCGCGCGTTACATGATTCCAGTCCACTGGGGCACCTTCGATCTGGCGATGGAGGCGCTCGATCAGCCGCCGAAGGAACTGATGACGGCCGTCGCCGAAGACGGAGGCGATCCGCGCCAGATCCGCATCCTCGGGATCGGCGAAGGCTGGCACGTTCCGCCTCGCGGAGCGCCGGACCCCAAACCCGAGTAG
- a CDS encoding ATP-binding protein, giving the protein MSKAARGLSLTHTTAALVVISLTLGGMLAHRLSLFTDTWSPDSFGVIARLSVFLSFLFAVWWRAPWPAMLSILGLLYVLGGAAVDPLSVPALATVAIAVITGGMLDRLQKAQVAVTGADGVDAEGWPILLSGARLVQLERENERLLAHNRELIGRNRELEDFTYTASHDLKSPLRAIHGFGQALIDEYAGALDAHGVNYVQRMQTAAHRLEDTVDALLELSRVAQCSLSKAEVDVAHLAREIVADLSAGERDRQVELRVPESLVVVGDPALIRIVITNILANAWKFTRRRPDARIEIGRSQTARGPAIYVRDNGIGFDSKQAGDIFRPFERLHASHEFEGSGIGLATVERIVLRHGGSVWAEGHPGRGAAIFLQLEP; this is encoded by the coding sequence GTGAGCAAAGCCGCCCGCGGCCTCTCCCTCACGCACACCACGGCGGCGCTGGTCGTCATCTCGCTGACGTTGGGAGGCATGCTCGCGCACCGGCTGTCGCTGTTCACGGACACGTGGAGCCCCGACAGCTTCGGCGTCATCGCACGGCTGTCGGTGTTCCTGTCTTTCCTGTTCGCGGTGTGGTGGCGCGCGCCGTGGCCCGCAATGCTCTCGATTCTGGGGCTGCTCTACGTGCTCGGCGGCGCGGCCGTCGATCCGCTCAGCGTGCCGGCGCTTGCCACGGTGGCGATCGCGGTGATCACCGGCGGCATGCTCGATCGGCTTCAGAAGGCACAGGTGGCCGTGACGGGCGCCGACGGGGTCGATGCGGAAGGTTGGCCGATCCTGCTGTCGGGTGCGCGCCTGGTACAGCTCGAGCGCGAGAACGAGCGCCTGCTCGCGCACAACCGTGAGCTGATCGGCCGCAATCGCGAGCTCGAAGATTTCACCTACACCGCCTCTCATGACCTCAAGTCGCCGCTTCGCGCCATCCACGGCTTCGGCCAGGCGCTGATCGACGAATACGCCGGCGCGCTGGACGCGCACGGCGTCAACTACGTGCAGCGCATGCAGACGGCCGCACACCGCCTCGAGGACACGGTGGATGCGCTGCTCGAGCTGTCGCGTGTGGCGCAGTGCTCGCTTTCGAAAGCCGAGGTCGACGTGGCGCACCTGGCGCGCGAGATCGTCGCCGATCTGTCGGCCGGCGAGCGCGACCGACAGGTGGAGCTGCGCGTGCCCGAGAGTCTGGTCGTGGTCGGAGATCCGGCGCTCATCCGCATCGTGATCACCAACATCCTCGCCAACGCCTGGAAGTTCACGCGGCGGCGCCCCGATGCTCGCATCGAGATCGGCCGCTCGCAGACGGCGCGCGGCCCGGCCATCTATGTCCGCGACAACGGCATCGGCTTCGATTCCAAGCAGGCGGGCGACATCTTCCGCCCCTTCGAGCGCCTGCACGCTTCGCATGAGTTCGAAGGCAGCGGAATCGGCCTGGCCACCGTCGAGCGGATCGTCCTTCGCCACGGCGGCTCGGTCTGGGCCGAGGGCCATCCCGGCCGCGGCGCGGCCATCTTCCTGCAACTGGAGCCGTAG
- a CDS encoding sugar ABC transporter permease yields the protein MTAERRIALLWLLGPALAVILLFFVVPVLASLALSLTDFDIYALADASALRLVWLRNYTDLLSDPLFWRALRNTLYFVVVGGPLSIAVSLAAALLVHSRLLYAKAFFRTVFFLPVTTTIVAVAVVWRYLYHPRFGLLNQALAAIGIEPVDWLGDPRWSMPAIILMSVWKGFGFNMIVFLAGLQSVPVRLYEAASLDGAGAWRQFRHVTLPMLAPTIVFVTMLTAIGYFQLFAEPYVMTQGGPAGSTRSVVLLMYEEGFRWWNIGRAAAIAFVLFGIILVATLLQLRLRRAADAGAIA from the coding sequence ATGACTGCTGAGCGACGCATCGCCCTGCTCTGGCTGCTCGGTCCGGCGCTTGCCGTCATCCTCCTGTTCTTCGTGGTTCCGGTCCTGGCCTCGCTGGCGCTGAGCCTGACCGACTTCGACATCTACGCTCTGGCCGACGCTTCGGCGCTGCGCCTGGTGTGGCTGCGCAACTACACCGACCTCCTGTCCGACCCTTTGTTCTGGCGCGCATTGCGAAACACCCTCTACTTCGTCGTGGTCGGAGGGCCCCTTTCGATCGCCGTGTCGCTGGCGGCGGCGCTTCTGGTGCACTCGCGGCTGCTCTACGCGAAGGCCTTCTTCCGCACGGTCTTCTTCCTGCCGGTGACGACCACCATCGTCGCCGTCGCGGTGGTGTGGCGTTATCTGTACCACCCCCGCTTCGGGCTGCTGAACCAGGCGCTGGCCGCGATCGGCATCGAGCCGGTGGACTGGCTGGGCGATCCGCGCTGGTCGATGCCGGCCATCATCCTGATGTCGGTGTGGAAGGGCTTCGGCTTCAACATGATCGTGTTCCTGGCCGGGCTGCAAAGCGTGCCCGTGCGGCTCTACGAAGCTGCCAGCCTCGACGGCGCCGGCGCCTGGCGCCAGTTCCGTCACGTGACGCTGCCGATGCTGGCCCCCACCATCGTATTCGTGACGATGCTGACGGCCATCGGATACTTCCAGCTGTTTGCCGAGCCCTACGTGATGACGCAGGGCGGCCCGGCCGGCAGCACGCGCAGCGTGGTGCTGCTGATGTACGAGGAAGGCTTCCGGTGGTGGAACATCGGGCGCGCCGCGGCCATCGCGTTCGTGCTGTTCGGCATCATTCTCGTCGCGACGCTGCTGCAGCTGCGGCTTCGCCGCGCCGCCGATGCAGGAGCGATCGCATGA
- a CDS encoding carbohydrate ABC transporter permease, with product MSRRSLLWRVALHAAALTAAALTLLPLVWMIGASLMPAGEATSVPPRLVPSKPTLEHYSVLLQRLDLMRYLFSSATIAAGATALAVTLNSMAGYAMAKLPFHGRERLQRVMLAALVIPGQVGMLPLFLMLREMGLINTYWGVMVPSMASIFGIFLVRQYALSIPDALLDAARVDGAGELRVFFSIALPLCRPILVTLAVATFMGAWNDFLWPLIVLTDDRRYTLPVALANLFGEHVQDTELMMAGAVVTIVPVMLVFLALQRYYIAGMTAGSLKG from the coding sequence ATGAGCCGACGCTCCTTGCTCTGGCGTGTGGCGTTGCACGCGGCCGCGCTGACGGCGGCGGCGCTGACGCTGCTGCCGCTGGTGTGGATGATCGGCGCTTCGCTGATGCCGGCAGGCGAGGCCACCTCCGTGCCGCCGCGGCTGGTTCCGAGCAAGCCCACCCTGGAGCATTACAGCGTCCTGCTGCAGCGCCTCGACCTCATGCGCTACCTCTTCTCGAGCGCGACCATCGCCGCCGGCGCCACCGCGCTGGCCGTCACGCTCAACTCGATGGCCGGCTATGCGATGGCCAAGCTCCCGTTCCATGGCCGCGAGCGATTGCAGCGCGTGATGCTGGCGGCGCTGGTGATACCGGGACAGGTCGGAATGCTGCCGCTGTTCCTCATGCTGCGCGAGATGGGTCTGATCAACACGTACTGGGGCGTCATGGTGCCGAGCATGGCCAGCATCTTCGGCATCTTCCTGGTGCGCCAGTACGCGCTGTCGATTCCCGATGCGCTGCTGGATGCCGCACGCGTGGACGGCGCGGGGGAGCTGCGGGTATTCTTCAGCATCGCGCTGCCTCTATGCCGGCCGATCCTCGTGACCCTGGCCGTGGCCACGTTCATGGGCGCATGGAACGACTTCCTGTGGCCGCTGATCGTTCTGACCGACGACCGCCGCTACACGCTGCCGGTGGCGCTGGCCAATCTGTTCGGGGAGCACGTGCAGGACACCGAGCTCATGATGGCCGGCGCGGTGGTGACGATCGTGCCGGTGATGCTCGTCTTTCTGGCCCTGCAGCGTTACTACATCGCCGGCATGACGGCCGGCAGCCTCAAGGGCTGA
- a CDS encoding discoidin domain-containing protein, with amino-acid sequence MAWAVASTIAPASPAAAAMEPVVVDSGENAGAWEAIASPGARGALREEHGSLRVDFDLGHGRGHVIARRRLSLDLPADYMLVFRVRGSGAPNNLEIKLISGENVWWRRLPLYSLPAETKELRVARSRLQFAWGPAGGGTPQRLDAIELAVTAGKGGAGSLFIDDIVLEPRIDTGGVLPRPTITASSGAENVQAMLDGDAATAWRSEAPDGSPMLTLDFGQPFEQGGFILEQDERDFAAAYVVEASRDARTWETVQRLTRSDGGRDYLYTPDVYARYVRFRFTPGAAGVTIAEIRVQPFEFSSSLNAFFAGVAADAPAGHFPRYFSREQSYWTVIGVQGDAREALLNEDGALEVDAGSFTIEPFLYDGHRLHTWRDAQPAVSLADQELPIPSVERVFDDVALTVTAFAHGEAGASTAAARYRVHNRSGRDWSGKLFLAVRPFQVLPPWQSLNMVGGVTRIRTVARKSLSSVLVNEDKVVKVSPPPAAFGAAAFEQGSIIAALERGQVPPQEAVEDGFEHASAVFAYDLTLRPGESSDAWLEVPFHAAPPEVFADVWALGGADKLEQAAREWASVLRRVSIELPRKAGDLLASLRSNLAYILINRDGDAIQPGSRTYQRSWIRDGAMTSQALLELGFAEEARAFVRWFATYQGSDGYVPCCVDAGGADTVPEHDSFGQFLWAVADVYRYTGDVAFVREMWPRAAAAADCMIRLRATRMTEEYRMAMREAYFGLLPESISHEGYSARPVHSYWDDAFALRGLMDAAMMAALVGDGERAEKYAAERDSFRVTFTRSVELTMLAHKLETVPASVELGDFDPTSTAVAFTLGIEDVYPRAALERTFDKYAREIGARHSEARQGVGYTAYELRNINALLLLGRKAEALDVLTSMTRDQRPPAWNQWPEISWLEPREGNFLGDLPHTWIGSTFVHAVRTMLAHERERDRSLLVAAGIPYAWLEDGEAVAVRDLPTHYGPLTYRLRRREGGAVAVEIAAGTRIPEGGIVVAAPTCFQSGEGRCGARVVQARIQGAAGEVRHHEPRKGEFFQAEAVVRALPATVVFEYATGERPKP; translated from the coding sequence ATGGCGTGGGCCGTCGCCTCCACCATCGCTCCCGCCTCGCCGGCCGCGGCCGCGATGGAGCCCGTGGTCGTCGACTCCGGCGAGAACGCCGGGGCCTGGGAGGCCATCGCCTCTCCGGGTGCGCGCGGCGCTCTTCGGGAGGAACACGGTTCGCTGCGCGTCGACTTCGATCTCGGGCACGGGCGCGGGCACGTGATCGCGCGGCGCCGCCTCTCGCTCGATCTGCCCGCCGACTACATGCTGGTCTTTCGCGTGCGCGGCAGCGGCGCGCCGAACAACCTCGAGATCAAGCTGATCTCGGGCGAGAACGTGTGGTGGCGGCGCCTTCCGCTCTATTCGTTGCCGGCCGAAACCAAGGAGCTGCGCGTCGCCAGGTCGCGGCTTCAGTTCGCGTGGGGGCCAGCCGGTGGGGGAACGCCGCAGCGTCTGGATGCCATCGAGCTTGCCGTCACGGCCGGCAAGGGCGGCGCCGGCTCGCTCTTCATCGACGACATCGTGCTCGAGCCTCGCATCGACACCGGCGGAGTGCTGCCGCGCCCGACCATTACGGCCAGCAGCGGCGCCGAGAACGTTCAAGCCATGCTCGATGGCGATGCGGCGACGGCATGGCGCAGCGAGGCGCCGGATGGCTCACCCATGCTCACGCTGGATTTCGGACAGCCCTTCGAGCAGGGCGGCTTCATCCTGGAACAGGACGAACGCGACTTTGCCGCGGCCTACGTCGTCGAGGCTTCACGCGATGCCCGGACGTGGGAGACGGTGCAGCGGCTGACGCGCAGCGACGGCGGCCGCGACTATCTCTACACGCCCGACGTCTATGCGCGCTACGTGCGTTTCCGCTTCACGCCGGGCGCCGCCGGCGTAACCATCGCCGAGATCCGCGTGCAGCCGTTCGAGTTCTCCTCGTCACTGAATGCGTTTTTCGCCGGCGTGGCGGCCGATGCGCCTGCCGGGCACTTCCCGCGCTACTTCTCGCGCGAGCAGAGCTACTGGACCGTGATTGGCGTCCAGGGCGATGCAAGGGAAGCGCTGCTGAACGAGGACGGCGCGCTCGAGGTCGACGCAGGGTCGTTCACGATCGAGCCGTTCCTCTACGACGGGCATCGCCTGCACACCTGGCGCGACGCGCAGCCGGCCGTGAGCCTGGCCGACCAGGAGCTGCCGATCCCGAGCGTGGAGCGGGTCTTCGACGACGTCGCGCTGACGGTTACGGCTTTCGCTCACGGCGAGGCCGGCGCCTCCACCGCCGCCGCCAGGTATCGCGTGCACAATCGCAGCGGCCGCGACTGGTCGGGAAAGCTGTTCCTGGCCGTTCGCCCGTTTCAGGTCCTGCCGCCGTGGCAAAGCCTGAACATGGTCGGCGGCGTGACGCGCATCCGCACTGTCGCCCGGAAGAGCCTGTCGTCGGTCCTGGTCAACGAGGACAAGGTCGTCAAGGTTTCGCCGCCGCCGGCGGCGTTCGGCGCGGCGGCGTTCGAGCAGGGCAGCATCATCGCCGCGTTGGAGCGCGGGCAGGTCCCGCCGCAGGAGGCCGTCGAAGATGGGTTCGAGCATGCCTCCGCCGTCTTCGCGTACGATCTGACGCTGCGGCCTGGTGAGAGCAGCGACGCCTGGCTCGAAGTGCCGTTTCACGCAGCGCCTCCCGAGGTCTTTGCCGACGTCTGGGCCCTTGGCGGCGCCGACAAGCTCGAGCAGGCCGCGCGCGAGTGGGCCTCGGTCCTGCGTCGCGTTTCCATCGAGCTGCCGCGCAAGGCGGGCGATCTGCTCGCCTCGCTGCGCAGCAACCTGGCCTACATCCTGATCAACCGCGACGGCGATGCCATCCAGCCCGGCTCGCGCACGTATCAGCGATCGTGGATCCGCGACGGCGCGATGACGTCGCAGGCGCTGCTCGAGCTGGGCTTCGCCGAGGAGGCGCGCGCGTTCGTCCGCTGGTTCGCCACCTACCAGGGCAGCGACGGCTACGTTCCGTGCTGCGTGGACGCCGGCGGCGCCGACACCGTGCCCGAGCACGACAGCTTCGGGCAGTTCCTGTGGGCAGTGGCCGACGTCTACCGCTACACCGGCGACGTCGCGTTCGTACGCGAGATGTGGCCGCGCGCGGCGGCGGCCGCCGACTGCATGATCCGGCTGCGCGCCACGCGCATGACCGAAGAGTATCGCATGGCGATGCGCGAGGCGTACTTCGGCCTGCTGCCCGAATCGATCAGCCACGAAGGCTACAGCGCGCGTCCCGTGCACTCGTACTGGGACGATGCCTTCGCGCTGCGTGGCCTGATGGACGCCGCGATGATGGCAGCGTTGGTGGGGGACGGGGAGAGGGCGGAGAAGTACGCGGCCGAGCGCGACTCCTTCCGCGTCACGTTCACGCGATCGGTGGAGCTGACCATGCTCGCGCACAAGCTCGAGACCGTGCCGGCATCGGTGGAGCTGGGCGACTTCGACCCGACCTCCACCGCCGTCGCCTTCACGCTCGGCATCGAGGACGTCTATCCGCGCGCGGCGCTGGAGCGAACCTTCGACAAGTACGCGCGCGAGATCGGCGCCCGCCACAGCGAGGCCAGGCAAGGGGTGGGCTACACCGCGTACGAGCTGCGCAACATCAACGCCTTGCTGCTGCTCGGCCGCAAGGCCGAGGCGCTGGACGTGCTGACGTCGATGACGCGCGACCAGCGGCCGCCGGCGTGGAACCAGTGGCCCGAGATCAGCTGGCTCGAGCCGCGCGAGGGGAACTTTCTCGGCGACCTCCCACACACCTGGATCGGCTCCACGTTCGTCCACGCCGTCCGCACCATGCTGGCGCACGAACGCGAGCGCGACCGGTCGCTGCTGGTGGCTGCCGGCATCCCCTACGCGTGGCTCGAAGACGGCGAGGCGGTGGCCGTCCGGGACCTCCCCACGCACTACGGTCCGCTGACCTACCGGCTGCGGCGCCGCGAAGGTGGGGCGGTCGCCGTGGAGATTGCCGCTGGCACGCGTATACCGGAGGGCGGAATCGTCGTTGCGGCGCCTACCTGCTTCCAGAGCGGGGAGGGACGCTGCGGCGCCCGCGTGGTGCAGGCCCGGATCCAAGGGGCCGCGGGCGAAGTACGACACCACGAGCCACGCAAAGGCGAGTTTTTCCAAGCCGAGGCCGTCGTCCGGGCTCTGCCGGCCACGGTCGTCTTCGAATACGCAACGGGAGAGAGGCCCAAACCATGA